From the genome of Deltaproteobacteria bacterium:
TGGCGGAAGCCCTGACGGACATGTGGGGCATCGATACAACCGTCATAGAGATTACCGAGCAGATCCTACCTGGATTGATCAGCAGCAATATGGCGCGCATGGTGCAAAAACACATGGAAGAAAACGAAGTTTCCTTCCATCTTCAAGAAAGGGTGACCGCCCTGGAAGGCAGAGGCAAGGTGCAGAGGGCAATTACTGACAAACGGGTCATCGACTGTGACCTTGTCATTATTGCAGTAGGGGCAGAGCCAAATTCAGAGCTGGCAAGAGATGCCGGCCTGGAGATCTCCCCCAGGGGCGCCATAGTAGTAAACAGCAGAATGCAAACATCTGATCCTGATATCTATGCTGGGGGCGACTGCGTGGAAGTGATCAACCTGATTACTGGCAAGCCTGGCTATTATCCCCTGGGATCGATGGCGAACCGGCAAGGGCGCGTTATCGGTACAAATCTGGCCGGTGGCGTAGCAGAGTTTCCAGGAGCAGTTGGCAGCTTTGTGGTCAAAATTTTTGATATGTCAGTGGCAGCGGCAGGTTTGACCCTGGCAGCTGCTCGAAAAGAAGGATTCGACGCAGCAAGCGCCCTGGTGTGTCAGTTTGACCGCGCCCACTTTTATCCTGAAAAGGATTTGATGTTTCTGGAGTTGGTGGTGGAGAAGCACAGCGGTCGGGTTCTGGGTATTCAGGGTCTGGGGAACAAGGGTGACGGCACAGTAGGCAGAATCAATGCAGTGGCAGCCATATTGAGATACCAGCCAACCACTGCTGACATAAGCAACCTGGAAATTGCCTATTCGCCACCCTTCTCTGCAGCTATGGATATCCTCAACGCCCTTGGTAACACTGCAGAAAATATTCTGGCAGGCAAGAACAGAGTGCTAGAAGTTGATGAATTTGCGCAGCTCTGGCAGTCAAGAAGCAACGGCAAGGCTGTATTCCTGGACTGCAGGGGATGGGGGAATGCAGAACCATTTGTCAAGAAATATCCGCAATATTGGCAGAGCATCCCCCAGGACGAATTAAAGAAAAGGCTTGCTGAGGTGCCCAGGGACAAGAAACTTGTGCTCATTTGCAACACAGGAGTGCGTTCCTACGAGGCACAGGTAATGTTGGACCAGGAGGGCATTCGGGACACAGCCAATCTCCAGGGTGGCGTAGCCTGCCTGAAAAAATGGGGCCTCGATCTACTGAAAGAATGAAGTTGTCAGGAGGAGCAATAGTACAATGAAGCCAACAGATGAAAAGAGCTCTGCCCGAAGAGAACGACTCTTGCAGGAAATCGCCAGAGTAGAAGCCCTGCTGCAAGATCGCCAGGCGGCACTCCCGGCCCATTCCGTGCGACCGCACCAGATCCAAGAGATCGAAGAACTTGAAGAAGAGCTCTCCTCCTTGAAAAAGGAACTCGAGAAGCTTTCACAAGGTTGACCAGTGCCTAAAGCCCGAGACCCCCGAGCTGCCCATCTGCATTCTGGCAAGGCAGCGTCAGGCCCGGCAGGCAGGAGCAGCCTGGCGAAGATCAGCGAGGAGCCCGGTAGCCGCCCACGATACCTCTAGGTGAGAGCACTAGCTGCCACAGTTGATTCTGCCTTGCTCGAAAGGAGCCAGCACAAGAGAGGAGATAGTATTTCCACATGCGGTAAAATCTCTCATCATATTCCTGCTCGAGCAAATGCCAGTTGTCGTCGAAGTTTTGAAACCAGGCCATGAGGGTCTTGTCGTAGTCAGCGCCAAAGCTCTGCCAATCTTCTATGACGAACAAACCTTCCAGGGCGGCACAGATCTGTGTCGCCGACGGCAGCATGGAATTGGGAAATATGTATTCACTTATCCACCGATCACAGGTGCTACCGGAACGGTTGCGTCCTATGGTCTGCAGCAGGAAAAGCCCGTCCTCACGCAAATGGGCTCTCACGAGCCGCATATAGTTAGCGTAGTTCTTCAGTCCCACGTGTTCGAACATGCCTATGGAAAGAATACGGTCAAAAGTACCCTGTATGGTCCGGTAATCTTGCAGCCGTATATCCACGGGGAGGCCGCGGCAAAACTCCCGGGCATACCTGACCTGTTCCTCTGAAACAGTGATGCCCACGACCTCGACGCCATAGTTTTCAGCGGCAAATTTGGCAGTACCGCCCCAGCCACAGCCGATGTCGAGTAGGCGCATGCCTGGCTGCAACTTCAACTTACGGCAAACCAGGTCCAATTTCGCCAGCTGGGCTTCTGCAAGACTCGAGGCATTGTCCCAGTAACCACAGCTATACACCATATAGTCGTCCAGCATGCACTGGTAGAGCCTGTTGCCCATGTCATAGTGGTGCCGGCCGATCTTGAAAGCCCTGGAAGGCTTCTGATAATTGTAGACTTTCGCCTTCAAGACATCCAGGAACCACACCTTGTCTCTGGCCTGCTCCTCCAACCCTGCGCGAAGAATCTTGTAGAAGAATTCATCCAGTCGCTGGCAATTCCACCAGCCATCCATGTAGGACTCTCCAAGTCCCAGAGAACCGTCCGCAAGCACCCTCTGATAAAACTCTTCATGGTGGACCTGCAAATCCCAGGGGCGCCCGCCTCCTATATGAACATCCGCCCTAGCCAGCAGCAGTTCCACCTTTTGACGAAACTTGCTGGCAGTCAAATAATTTCTGCCATGAGATCTGAGATGAACTGGCGCTTCCATGGCAAGTTTCACCTCCTTTGGCCCTGTTGCTCAACAATATTTTGGCGGCACAAGCAACTGATACGTCAATATCCTTTCAGTGCTCAATCTCTTGAGATTAATCCTCCAATGCATACTTGAAAGACAGATTTAACCTCGCCCGGTAAGACACCACCTTGCCGTTTTCAACCTTCATGTCAAGTTGTTTGACCTCGGCAATTCTCAGGTCCCGTAGGCTCTTATTTGCGGTTTCTACAGCACTCTTTGCCGCATCCTCCCAGGAAACATCACTTGTTCCCACCAGTTCGATGACCTTGTAAGTACTGGTTGCCATGCTTTTCCTCCCTTTCCCCTTGCCCAATGCCAACCAGGGCAAAAAACTAGGCAACTCAAGAAAATACTCCAATGATAACCTGCTAGGCACCTGCAATCTCCACAACAGGTGTTGCCAGTTGCCCGCTGCAGCTCCTCATGAATGGACGAATCGTCGATGCTATTTTTACGATATACCCATGACAAAGAACTCGTCAATTAAAAAGCAGCACGAATGCCTCTGTTTAGCTGCCTGGCATGATCTCCGCGGGGCCAGCATGCAAATCTCCATTGATTTCAGCTCAAAGTTGGCGTAGGGTGACCATCTCGGTTGTCTGCGGCTGTATGGAAATTGCTCCGAAAGACAAAATTCGAACCGGATGAGTTGATGCGCCAAGTTCGCCAGAGTCCAATGTACCGCTTCTTACTGTTGCTCACCATCAGCTCCACCGTGGGCCTGCAGGCATGGCGCACTCTCTTCAACAATTTTGCTGTAGAAGTTGCCCATCTGGAAGGCAACCAGATAGGCATTATCCAGTCAGTACGTGAGCTGCCCGGCTTTCTGGCACTGCTGGCCATTTATCTTATGCTCCTGATGAAAGAACACAGGTTGTCGGCTCTTTCTGTTCTCTGTCTGGGACTGGGAGTGGGAATCACAGGATTGTTTCCCACTTTTGCCGGTCTGACCATTACCACGCTGATTATGAGCTTTGG
Proteins encoded in this window:
- a CDS encoding FAD-dependent oxidoreductase, which gives rise to MSRKVVIIGAVALGPKAGCRFKRLEPESQVVMVDQESLISYGGCGIPYYISGDVPDASELQSTSFHMLRDEKFFKEAKEIEVMTQTRALSINRQEKRVLLERVDSGEKTTLPYDKLVIATGSIPKRLPIPGSDLDGVFTIANMNAAIAIKERIASGQVEKALVIGGGFIGLEMAEALTDMWGIDTTVIEITEQILPGLISSNMARMVQKHMEENEVSFHLQERVTALEGRGKVQRAITDKRVIDCDLVIIAVGAEPNSELARDAGLEISPRGAIVVNSRMQTSDPDIYAGGDCVEVINLITGKPGYYPLGSMANRQGRVIGTNLAGGVAEFPGAVGSFVVKIFDMSVAAAGLTLAAARKEGFDAASALVCQFDRAHFYPEKDLMFLELVVEKHSGRVLGIQGLGNKGDGTVGRINAVAAILRYQPTTADISNLEIAYSPPFSAAMDILNALGNTAENILAGKNRVLEVDEFAQLWQSRSNGKAVFLDCRGWGNAEPFVKKYPQYWQSIPQDELKKRLAEVPRDKKLVLICNTGVRSYEAQVMLDQEGIRDTANLQGGVACLKKWGLDLLKE
- a CDS encoding histidine kinase, coding for MKPTDEKSSARRERLLQEIARVEALLQDRQAALPAHSVRPHQIQEIEELEEELSSLKKELEKLSQG
- the cfa gene encoding cyclopropane fatty acyl phospholipid synthase: MEAPVHLRSHGRNYLTASKFRQKVELLLARADVHIGGGRPWDLQVHHEEFYQRVLADGSLGLGESYMDGWWNCQRLDEFFYKILRAGLEEQARDKVWFLDVLKAKVYNYQKPSRAFKIGRHHYDMGNRLYQCMLDDYMVYSCGYWDNASSLAEAQLAKLDLVCRKLKLQPGMRLLDIGCGWGGTAKFAAENYGVEVVGITVSEEQVRYAREFCRGLPVDIRLQDYRTIQGTFDRILSIGMFEHVGLKNYANYMRLVRAHLREDGLFLLQTIGRNRSGSTCDRWISEYIFPNSMLPSATQICAALEGLFVIEDWQSFGADYDKTLMAWFQNFDDNWHLLEQEYDERFYRMWKYYLLSCAGSFRARQNQLWQLVLSPRGIVGGYRAPR
- a CDS encoding dodecin domain-containing protein; translated protein: MATSTYKVIELVGTSDVSWEDAAKSAVETANKSLRDLRIAEVKQLDMKVENGKVVSYRARLNLSFKYALED